One genomic segment of Aquipluma nitroreducens includes these proteins:
- a CDS encoding YccF domain-containing protein → MSFLGNLIWLIFGGFLVFIEYMVAGFLLCLTIIGIPFGIQAFKLASLALWPFGATIGYKPSAPGCLSTIMNLIWLLIGGIWIALTHLVFGILLGITIIGIPWAKQHFKLVSLALTPFGREIQ, encoded by the coding sequence GTGGTTTTTTAGTCTTTATCGAGTACATGGTTGCAGGTTTTTTGCTTTGCCTTACCATAATCGGCATCCCGTTTGGAATTCAGGCATTCAAATTGGCATCCTTGGCTTTGTGGCCATTTGGTGCAACCATTGGATACAAACCTTCTGCTCCTGGATGTCTGTCAACCATCATGAACCTCATTTGGCTCCTTATTGGTGGCATCTGGATTGCCTTAACTCATTTAGTCTTTGGAATCCTTCTGGGCATTACCATCATCGGAATCCCATGGGCTAAACAGCATTTCAAGTTGGTATCACTGGCTCTGACTCCGTTTGGAAGAGAGATTCAGTAA